The following proteins are co-located in the Echinicola sp. 20G genome:
- a CDS encoding alkaline phosphatase family protein, translating into MKRVFIVAVCFSMLFFQASAQERTKKALFVILDGIPADVLDSVPTPNIDRVIKAGGFTKALMGGDVGTYSQTPTISAVGYNSLLTGTWVNKHNVWGNSIKQPNYHYWTIFRYFKSAFPEKQTAIFSTWLDNRTKLVGANLPETNWFDFDYYFDGMENDTLNFPHDEERNYIHLIDEAVSKEAARYIKAEAPDLSWMYLEYSDDMGHKYGNSSQMIDGVQKADVQIGRVWEAIQYREKKFDEDWLIVITTDHGREENGFGHGGQSERERTIWIATNAKQTNQHFNDEAEMVDILPSMAYHLGLNIPKKYAMELDGVSFIGELSADKMVAKVENGQLQLSWKSHADKQNGRVWLATTNHFKEGGLDNYWLMGEVELGQESASFSLNGTASDIYKVVLETPSGYLNYWVLKE; encoded by the coding sequence ATGAAAAGAGTATTTATAGTAGCAGTCTGCTTTAGCATGCTGTTTTTTCAAGCAAGCGCTCAAGAGAGAACCAAAAAGGCACTTTTTGTGATCTTGGACGGTATTCCTGCAGATGTTCTAGATTCTGTACCAACACCTAATATAGACAGGGTGATTAAGGCAGGCGGTTTTACCAAAGCCTTGATGGGCGGTGATGTGGGAACCTACAGTCAAACCCCAACCATTTCCGCTGTTGGGTACAATTCCCTGTTGACAGGTACTTGGGTAAACAAGCATAATGTGTGGGGCAATTCCATTAAGCAACCAAATTATCATTATTGGACAATTTTCAGGTATTTCAAATCAGCCTTTCCTGAAAAACAAACGGCCATTTTCTCTACCTGGTTGGATAACAGAACCAAGCTGGTTGGAGCTAATCTACCCGAAACCAATTGGTTTGATTTTGACTATTATTTTGATGGAATGGAAAACGATACCTTGAATTTTCCACATGACGAAGAAAGGAACTATATCCATTTGATAGACGAGGCCGTTTCCAAAGAGGCTGCCCGTTATATCAAAGCAGAGGCACCGGATTTGTCATGGATGTATTTAGAATATTCTGATGATATGGGACATAAATACGGGAACAGTTCTCAGATGATAGATGGTGTGCAGAAGGCTGATGTGCAGATTGGTAGAGTATGGGAAGCCATTCAATACCGTGAGAAAAAATTTGATGAGGATTGGTTGATTGTGATTACTACTGATCATGGTCGTGAAGAAAATGGTTTTGGACATGGTGGCCAAAGCGAGAGAGAGCGAACCATTTGGATCGCTACCAATGCGAAACAAACCAATCAACATTTTAATGATGAGGCTGAAATGGTCGATATATTACCTTCAATGGCCTACCATTTAGGCTTGAATATTCCCAAAAAGTATGCGATGGAACTGGATGGGGTTTCCTTTATTGGTGAACTTTCTGCGGATAAAATGGTGGCTAAAGTTGAAAATGGTCAGCTTCAGTTAAGCTGGAAGTCACATGCTGACAAACAAAACGGAAGGGTTTGGTTGGCCACTACCAATCACTTTAAAGAAGGAGGCTTGGATAATTATTGGTTGATGGGGGAAGTGGAGTTAGGTCAGGAAAGCGCTTCTTTTTCTCTGAACGGAACAGCGTCGGATATCTATAAAGTGGTGTTGGAAACACCATCAGGTTACCTGAACTATTGGGTTTTGAAAGAGTAA
- a CDS encoding aminopeptidase P family protein, with amino-acid sequence MFNREIYQQRRALLKARMGSGQLLFLGNDEASINFKHNWYPYRQDSTFLYYFGISLPGLVAVIDCDEDKDYIFGNDYEIDDIVWTGPQPTIAELAEKVGVSHTAPLSKLNALVKDDCQILPPYRGEHVLQLSEIFNKPVKEVENLVSVPFIKAVATQRNIKSAEELEELNKAVTTTSEIHLAVMKAARPGMKEHELVAIATKVARDNNVSLSFPPIATINGQTLHNHYYGNTINNGDIMLFDCGAESPEFYAGDMTRTFPVSAAFDNRQRELYEIVYKAHRTAVEALKPGKRFMDVHLLAAETLVEGLKGVGLMKGDTQDAVANGAHTMFFQCGLGHMMGMDVHDMENLGEQYVGYTDQLKKSTEFGLKSLRLGKELEAGNVITVEPGIYIIPELIDMYKASGKLDAFINYDKLETYRDFGGIRIEEDFVITESGSDLLGTPLAIAPDDVEQVRSSSLSL; translated from the coding sequence ATGTTCAATAGAGAGATATATCAGCAAAGAAGGGCACTACTCAAAGCGAGGATGGGCAGTGGCCAATTATTGTTTTTAGGTAATGATGAAGCAAGTATCAATTTTAAACACAACTGGTACCCTTACAGACAGGACAGTACATTCTTATATTACTTTGGAATTTCCCTCCCTGGCTTAGTAGCGGTTATCGATTGTGATGAGGACAAGGATTACATCTTCGGAAATGATTATGAAATTGATGATATCGTCTGGACAGGCCCACAGCCTACTATTGCAGAATTGGCAGAGAAGGTAGGAGTGAGTCATACTGCACCATTGAGCAAACTGAACGCTTTGGTGAAGGACGATTGTCAGATTTTACCTCCATACAGAGGGGAGCATGTTTTGCAACTAAGTGAAATTTTCAACAAGCCAGTCAAAGAGGTTGAAAACTTGGTTTCTGTGCCTTTTATCAAAGCTGTTGCCACACAAAGGAATATCAAGTCAGCAGAAGAGTTGGAGGAGCTGAACAAAGCGGTGACCACAACTTCTGAGATTCACCTGGCAGTGATGAAAGCGGCAAGGCCTGGAATGAAAGAACATGAGTTGGTAGCTATTGCTACCAAAGTGGCGAGAGATAATAATGTTAGTTTGTCATTCCCACCCATTGCGACCATTAATGGCCAGACTTTACATAATCACTATTATGGTAACACCATTAATAATGGTGATATTATGTTGTTTGACTGTGGAGCAGAGTCACCTGAATTCTATGCTGGGGACATGACCCGTACTTTCCCAGTAAGTGCGGCTTTTGATAACAGGCAGCGCGAGCTTTATGAAATTGTTTATAAAGCCCATAGAACAGCAGTGGAGGCTTTGAAGCCTGGTAAAAGATTTATGGATGTACATCTTTTAGCAGCAGAAACCTTGGTAGAAGGACTAAAAGGTGTGGGGCTGATGAAAGGAGATACGCAAGACGCAGTGGCCAATGGCGCGCACACCATGTTTTTCCAATGTGGCCTAGGTCACATGATGGGTATGGACGTACATGATATGGAAAACTTGGGAGAGCAATACGTGGGATACACTGATCAGCTCAAAAAGTCCACGGAATTCGGTTTGAAATCATTGCGATTGGGAAAAGAGCTGGAGGCTGGAAATGTGATTACTGTGGAGCCAGGGATTTATATTATACCGGAATTGATTGATATGTACAAGGCAAGTGGAAAGCTGGATGCTTTTATCAACTATGATAAGCTGGAAACTTACCGTGATTTTGGCGGGATCAGGATAGAGGAAGATTTTGTAATCACAGAAAGTGGATCAGATCTCTTGGGTACACCATTGGCTATTGCGCCCGATGATGTGGAGCAAGTAAGGTCCAGTTCACTATCCTTATAA
- a CDS encoding small multi-drug export protein: MIHIILHTFLLSISPFGESRVGIPYGVINGLHPVTALSVGLIANLLVFPILLFLIDTFNERLWKFRVYKSQSVKLMRRAKDGVGDKIQKYGFWGLMVFVMIPLPFTGVYMGTIAAYIFKLPRAQAFVAISIGAVISCLILAFGSHFGKMGAELI; encoded by the coding sequence ATGATTCATATTATTCTTCATACGTTTTTATTGAGTATTTCTCCTTTTGGTGAGTCCAGGGTAGGGATTCCTTATGGGGTGATCAACGGCCTTCATCCTGTAACAGCGCTTTCTGTAGGGCTGATCGCCAATCTTCTGGTGTTCCCTATTTTACTTTTCCTGATAGACACTTTCAATGAGCGACTGTGGAAATTCCGTGTTTATAAAAGCCAGTCCGTTAAATTGATGCGCAGAGCCAAGGATGGGGTGGGAGACAAGATTCAAAAATATGGCTTTTGGGGGTTGATGGTTTTTGTAATGATTCCGCTTCCGTTTACCGGGGTTTATATGGGGACTATTGCGGCTTATATCTTTAAATTGCCGAGGGCACAGGCTTTTGTGGCGATCAGTATTGGTGCAGTGATTTCCTGTTTGATCCTGGCATTTGGCTCTCATTTTGGAAAGATGGGTGCTGAGCTTATTTAA
- a CDS encoding diacylglycerol kinase family protein — translation MSKKKIHFIVNPISGKGKNLLDEIILSRYFEEEQFEIKVLLTTGPDHATALALASLEENADVIVACGGDGTISEVASCLVGEKARLGIIPFGSGNGLASNLGIPKKLDLALALIKKGKVKKMDVGQINDQFFFSNMGLGFDACLIQNFDKLKKRQLYGYIRASWETLKNFKNLQEVTIASKEFNISTNPFLVFISNSNMLGYGFSLTPEAKLEDGLLDVLIVEQLSKSRVLLLGFLLLMGKVKSMKEVKYFQLKNLSISSSRSIPAIQKDGCQFKPNAQKLDISILPQQLSVIVP, via the coding sequence ATGTCAAAAAAGAAAATCCATTTTATTGTCAACCCTATTTCTGGAAAAGGGAAAAACCTCTTGGATGAAATTATCTTAAGCCGGTATTTTGAAGAAGAGCAGTTTGAAATCAAAGTCCTGCTGACAACAGGACCTGATCATGCGACAGCATTGGCATTGGCTTCCTTGGAGGAAAATGCAGATGTTATTGTGGCTTGTGGGGGCGATGGGACCATCAGTGAAGTAGCTTCCTGCTTGGTAGGAGAAAAAGCCCGCTTGGGCATTATTCCATTTGGGTCAGGAAATGGACTTGCTTCTAACCTTGGCATTCCCAAGAAGCTTGACCTGGCACTCGCACTTATCAAGAAAGGCAAGGTCAAAAAAATGGATGTAGGTCAGATCAATGACCAATTTTTCTTTAGTAATATGGGACTTGGCTTCGATGCCTGCCTGATCCAAAACTTCGACAAACTAAAAAAACGCCAGCTTTACGGCTATATTCGCGCCAGTTGGGAAACGTTGAAAAACTTCAAAAACCTCCAAGAAGTCACAATAGCCTCTAAAGAATTCAACATCAGCACCAACCCTTTTTTGGTCTTTATCTCCAACAGCAACATGCTTGGGTATGGTTTTTCCTTAACACCCGAAGCCAAACTGGAAGATGGTCTCTTGGATGTCCTGATAGTGGAACAACTCAGCAAATCTAGAGTGCTACTTTTAGGATTTCTCTTGCTGATGGGCAAGGTCAAATCCATGAAAGAAGTAAAATACTTTCAGTTAAAGAATTTAAGTATATCAAGTTCGCGATCCATTCCTGCTATCCAAAAGGATGGCTGTCAATTTAAACCCAATGCCCAAAAACTGGACATCAGTATCCTACCTCAACAGCTTTCTGTAATTGTTCCTTAA
- a CDS encoding endonuclease/exonuclease/phosphatase family protein encodes MSLLKRILLTVLLLGSQLVQAQQDKEALEFSVMVWNIWHGGKSDYIGRDGVEDVIGIIKASEADMVLMIETYGSGKRIADALGYHFHLIAKPGTLLDDPAVNLSILSKFPLGKRVDLYRYFNIGGIEVALGEHERIMLFDTWLNYQPWEDQPELMDKSGAELVEWEKSGTREKEVTTILKELQPYLSTTDETPLILGGDFNVWSHLDWTEATKQVHKGKVVPWWTTMQFSNAGLQDSFREANPDPLTHPGVSWGMPGKKDDHRIDYLLYKGNRLEVIASEIHKVDYNQSFNYKGKTFTFPSDHGFVWTKFKLNYK; translated from the coding sequence ATGTCCCTTTTGAAACGAATTCTTTTAACAGTGCTTTTGCTTGGATCCCAGCTTGTCCAAGCCCAGCAAGACAAAGAGGCTTTGGAGTTTTCCGTGATGGTTTGGAATATTTGGCATGGAGGGAAAAGTGACTATATCGGCAGGGATGGAGTAGAAGATGTCATTGGAATTATCAAGGCTTCAGAGGCAGATATGGTATTGATGATCGAGACTTACGGCTCCGGTAAAAGGATTGCTGATGCCTTGGGGTATCACTTTCATTTGATTGCAAAGCCGGGTACTTTACTGGATGATCCAGCTGTTAACTTATCCATTCTAAGTAAGTTTCCTTTAGGTAAAAGAGTTGACCTGTACAGGTACTTTAATATTGGAGGGATAGAAGTGGCCTTGGGTGAGCATGAAAGGATAATGCTGTTCGACACTTGGTTAAACTATCAACCTTGGGAAGATCAACCTGAACTGATGGATAAAAGTGGGGCAGAGTTGGTGGAATGGGAAAAGTCCGGTACCAGAGAAAAAGAAGTGACAACTATTCTCAAAGAACTTCAACCTTATTTGTCAACAACTGATGAAACACCACTGATTTTAGGTGGTGATTTCAATGTTTGGTCTCATTTGGACTGGACGGAAGCAACCAAGCAAGTTCACAAAGGGAAAGTAGTGCCTTGGTGGACGACCATGCAGTTTTCTAATGCAGGCTTGCAGGATAGTTTTAGAGAAGCCAATCCTGACCCTTTGACGCATCCGGGCGTCAGTTGGGGAATGCCTGGAAAAAAAGATGATCACCGAATTGATTATTTGTTGTACAAAGGAAATCGCTTAGAGGTCATTGCCTCTGAAATACATAAAGTGGACTACAATCAATCATTTAATTACAAAGGAAAGACTTTTACCTTTCCATCAGACCATGGGTTTGTATGGACAAAGTTTAAACTCAATTACAAATGA
- a CDS encoding RagB/SusD family nutrient uptake outer membrane protein produces the protein MKKYIILLSALLALGSCDEDFMDRYPQTSVAPEEFFKSEEDLELYVNGLLSLSGSGSYLSDQSSDNMATTGAIEIKNIMTGDPSSQTITGGWNWGRLRNINYFLDNYEQAQASEEAKGHFSGLARYYRAQFYFGMIKRYSDVPWYEVTLNPGDEDLYKARDPREMVMEKVMEDLEFAANHVRESVPSGTPDLWAVKTFYARVALYEGTYRKYHAEIGLEGSANGFLEKARDEARSIMDGGKFGIYTTGNIQSDYGSLFSSQNLIGNPEVILVNPYDVNKDRSGDVNYTVFGDYEQSPSRDLVMTYLMADGSSFTAQTGHETKGFVEEFENRDPRLMQTIAYPGWVRQPNSDPYIQSLNKNFTGYHQLKGYNNTVDNIEVGSVDFPVYRYAEVLLTYAEAKAELGELTQGDLDETVNILRQRAGLPALDMATANASPDLFMAEKYPSVSGANQGVILEIRRERRVEFALEGYRYDDLMRWHAGKLLEIIPEGMYFPGLGKYDMTGDGVEDIILIDKDSDIPTGDAKEKNSLGEFLIYYKAGTIDDNVDVFLKNGENGGNMVTETKVRTFEEPKYYYRPIPVQQVTLNPNLEQIFGWN, from the coding sequence ATGAAAAAATATATCATTTTATTGAGCGCACTATTGGCGTTGGGCTCATGTGACGAAGATTTTATGGATAGGTATCCACAGACCTCTGTGGCCCCAGAAGAGTTTTTCAAGTCTGAGGAGGATTTGGAACTATATGTTAATGGTTTATTGTCTCTTTCAGGTTCTGGAAGTTACCTATCTGATCAGAGCAGTGATAATATGGCAACTACTGGCGCCATTGAAATAAAAAATATCATGACAGGAGATCCTAGTTCACAGACCATTACTGGAGGTTGGAACTGGGGTAGGTTGAGAAATATCAACTACTTTCTTGATAATTACGAACAGGCTCAGGCTTCAGAAGAGGCTAAAGGGCATTTTTCAGGCCTTGCCAGGTATTATCGGGCACAGTTTTATTTTGGAATGATCAAGCGCTATTCTGATGTGCCATGGTATGAAGTGACGCTTAATCCAGGTGATGAGGACTTATATAAAGCACGTGACCCCAGAGAAATGGTGATGGAAAAGGTTATGGAGGATTTGGAGTTTGCTGCCAACCATGTGAGAGAGAGTGTACCTTCGGGCACTCCGGATCTCTGGGCTGTCAAAACATTTTATGCAAGAGTAGCCTTGTACGAGGGGACTTATAGAAAATACCACGCTGAAATTGGACTAGAGGGATCGGCCAATGGTTTTCTGGAGAAAGCAAGGGATGAAGCCAGATCTATTATGGATGGTGGTAAATTTGGAATCTACACCACTGGAAATATCCAAAGTGATTATGGTTCATTATTCAGCAGTCAAAACCTGATTGGTAATCCTGAGGTGATCCTGGTGAACCCATATGATGTCAATAAAGATAGAAGTGGAGACGTTAATTATACAGTCTTTGGAGACTATGAGCAATCACCATCCAGGGATTTGGTCATGACTTACCTGATGGCAGATGGAAGTAGTTTTACGGCTCAGACAGGCCATGAGACTAAAGGCTTTGTGGAGGAATTTGAGAATAGAGATCCTCGATTGATGCAGACAATAGCCTATCCTGGCTGGGTAAGACAGCCTAATAGCGATCCATATATCCAATCTTTAAACAAAAATTTCACAGGATACCATCAGCTCAAAGGGTACAACAATACGGTTGATAATATTGAAGTGGGGAGTGTTGACTTTCCTGTTTACCGATATGCAGAGGTGCTGCTAACCTATGCTGAGGCCAAGGCAGAGTTGGGAGAACTGACTCAAGGAGATTTGGATGAAACCGTTAATATTCTTCGACAAAGAGCGGGCTTGCCTGCTTTGGATATGGCTACAGCCAATGCCTCTCCGGACTTGTTTATGGCAGAGAAATATCCCAGCGTTAGTGGAGCTAACCAAGGGGTTATCCTAGAAATAAGAAGAGAAAGAAGGGTAGAGTTCGCCTTAGAAGGTTACCGTTATGATGATCTGATGAGATGGCATGCGGGTAAGTTGTTGGAGATTATTCCTGAAGGGATGTACTTTCCAGGCTTGGGCAAATACGACATGACTGGCGATGGTGTGGAAGATATTATCTTGATAGACAAGGATAGCGATATTCCTACCGGAGATGCAAAAGAAAAAAATAGTCTTGGTGAATTCCTGATCTATTATAAAGCAGGAACGATCGATGATAACGTGGATGTGTTCTTGAAAAATGGTGAAAATGGTGGTAATATGGTTACCGAAACAAAAGTGAGAACTTTTGAAGAACCTAAATATTATTACCGTCCTATTCCTGTTCAACAAGTAACCTTGAATCCTAATCTTGAGCAGATTTTTGGTTGGAATTAA
- the purL gene encoding phosphoribosylformylglycinamidine synthase has protein sequence MILFFQSPQKNTLYALEAKQPVAPEDIEKLSWLFGGADQLSQERVEGKFAGPRKEMITPWSTNAVEITANMGVQGILRIEEFSTLEEGATIDPMLQAKYDGLGQEIFTIDLKPQEVISITDIKTYNEQEGLALSQEEIDYLEKVSHSLNRPLTDSEVFGFSQVNSEHCRHKIFNGTFIIDGEEKESTLFQLIKKTSIKHPNKIVSAYKDNVAFVKGPKAQQFAPKSQDKADYFQPETIDTVLSLKAETHNFPTTVEPFNGAATGSGGEIRDRLAGGTASIPLAGTAVYMTSYSRSEAGRSWEKDLKERKWLYQTPMDILIKASNGASDFGNKFGQPLISGSVLTFEHEENDKQYGFDKVIMLAGGIGFTREKYSLKNTPVKGNKVVIMGGDNYRIGMGGSAVSSVNTGEFSNSIELNAIQRSNPEMQKRVANVIRAMAENDHNPIISIHDHGAGGHLNCLSELVEDTGGSIDIDKLPVGDPTLSSKEIIGNESQERMGLVIGEKDVETLQRISERERAPFYVVGETTGDMHFKFENKKNGEKPVDWNLSHMFGSSPKTILTDKKAISNFASPDYQTAELAKYIKEVLQLEAVASKDWLTNKVDRSVTGRVATQQTTGAIQVPLNNVAVMAIDYTGTKGIATSIGHAPVAALASPEAGSKLSIAEALTNLVWAPLEDGLSGVSLSANWMWPAKNEGENDRLYRAVEAVSDFAIELGINIPTGKDSLSMTQKYPDGKTVYSPGTVIISSVGECADIRKTVTPDLKPVEGTELLYIDFSKDVAQLGGSSFAQVINKIGNVPPTVKDSGYFAKAFTAIQTLIEKELILAGHDISSGGLITTLLEMTFPTTQCGLKVKTGQLAEKDMVKALFAENPGVVIQVKDSKAVSELLDAAGVNYVALAELSLDGKLSLEGLDLELDVIEHRDTWFKSSYLLDKKQSGEKLATDRFQNYKAQPLTFNFADKWEGSFDAFGLNPYRKEASGHKAAIIREKGVNGDREMAYSLWLAGFDVKDVHMTDLISGRENLEDVNMIVFVGGFSNSDVLGSAKGWAGAFLYNEKAKTALDNFYARPDTLSLGVCNGCQLMIELGLINRQHDVKPKMLHNESHKFESAFVNVNIPENNTVMFGSLSGQRLGVWVAHGEGKFSLPKEKEAYNIGMIYSYEAYPGNPNGSDHAVAGLASQDGRHLAIMPHIERSLFPWNWPSYPAERKAEEISPWVEAFVNAKNWVASHEG, from the coding sequence ATGATTCTCTTTTTCCAATCCCCACAAAAGAATACCCTTTACGCTTTAGAAGCAAAACAACCTGTTGCACCCGAAGACATAGAAAAGCTTTCTTGGCTTTTTGGAGGGGCGGATCAGCTTTCTCAGGAGCGTGTAGAAGGAAAGTTTGCAGGCCCTAGAAAAGAAATGATTACTCCCTGGTCCACCAATGCGGTAGAGATCACCGCCAATATGGGGGTACAGGGCATCTTAAGAATTGAAGAATTCAGCACCTTGGAAGAAGGGGCTACTATCGATCCAATGCTTCAGGCCAAATATGATGGACTTGGACAGGAGATTTTCACCATTGACCTGAAGCCTCAGGAAGTGATATCGATCACTGATATTAAAACTTACAATGAGCAGGAAGGGCTAGCGCTGAGCCAGGAGGAAATCGATTATTTGGAAAAAGTAAGTCATAGCCTGAACAGGCCATTGACAGACAGTGAAGTGTTTGGCTTTAGCCAAGTAAACTCTGAGCACTGTCGACATAAAATATTCAACGGTACATTTATCATTGATGGGGAGGAAAAAGAAAGCACGCTTTTTCAGTTGATCAAAAAGACTTCCATTAAGCATCCCAATAAGATTGTATCAGCCTATAAGGATAATGTTGCCTTTGTCAAAGGACCAAAAGCACAGCAATTTGCACCGAAGAGCCAAGACAAAGCAGATTACTTCCAGCCGGAAACCATTGATACGGTACTTTCCCTCAAAGCGGAAACTCATAATTTCCCCACTACTGTAGAACCATTCAATGGTGCTGCCACAGGTTCCGGTGGTGAAATTAGAGATAGACTGGCAGGTGGTACCGCATCCATTCCTTTGGCCGGTACTGCTGTATACATGACTTCCTACTCTCGAAGTGAGGCTGGAAGAAGCTGGGAAAAAGACTTAAAAGAGAGAAAGTGGCTTTACCAAACTCCGATGGATATCCTGATCAAGGCTTCTAATGGAGCCAGTGATTTTGGTAATAAGTTTGGTCAGCCTTTGATTTCAGGTAGTGTTCTGACCTTTGAGCATGAGGAGAATGATAAACAGTATGGTTTCGATAAGGTAATCATGCTGGCGGGAGGTATTGGTTTTACAAGAGAAAAATACAGCCTTAAAAATACGCCGGTGAAAGGCAATAAGGTAGTAATTATGGGTGGTGACAACTACCGAATTGGTATGGGGGGTAGTGCTGTTTCTTCAGTTAATACAGGAGAATTCAGTAATTCTATTGAATTGAATGCAATCCAGAGATCCAACCCTGAAATGCAGAAGCGTGTGGCCAATGTTATCAGGGCCATGGCTGAAAATGATCACAACCCAATCATTTCCATCCACGATCACGGAGCAGGAGGGCATTTGAACTGTCTTTCTGAATTGGTGGAGGATACCGGAGGATCCATCGATATCGACAAGTTGCCTGTGGGCGACCCAACGCTTTCTTCCAAAGAGATTATCGGCAATGAGTCCCAAGAGAGAATGGGCTTGGTGATCGGAGAGAAAGACGTAGAAACGTTACAACGAATTTCGGAACGTGAACGTGCTCCTTTCTACGTGGTCGGAGAAACCACTGGAGACATGCATTTCAAGTTCGAAAACAAAAAGAATGGAGAGAAGCCAGTTGACTGGAACTTGTCCCATATGTTTGGTAGCTCGCCAAAGACCATTCTGACAGACAAAAAAGCAATAAGCAATTTTGCTAGCCCTGACTACCAGACAGCAGAATTGGCCAAGTATATCAAAGAAGTATTGCAGTTGGAAGCTGTGGCCTCCAAGGACTGGTTGACCAATAAAGTGGACCGATCTGTAACGGGCCGTGTGGCGACCCAGCAAACTACCGGTGCCATCCAAGTACCTTTGAATAATGTTGCCGTAATGGCGATTGATTATACCGGGACCAAAGGGATTGCCACTTCTATTGGACATGCACCTGTGGCGGCTTTGGCCAGTCCAGAGGCAGGTTCAAAACTATCCATTGCAGAGGCCTTGACCAACTTGGTGTGGGCTCCATTGGAAGATGGTTTGAGCGGAGTTTCTTTAAGTGCCAACTGGATGTGGCCAGCAAAGAACGAAGGGGAGAATGACAGGCTTTACAGAGCAGTAGAGGCTGTTAGTGATTTTGCCATTGAGCTTGGAATCAATATTCCAACGGGTAAGGATTCACTTTCCATGACGCAAAAGTATCCTGATGGTAAAACGGTTTATTCTCCAGGTACCGTAATTATCTCCAGTGTGGGAGAATGTGCTGATATCAGAAAAACAGTAACACCTGATTTGAAACCTGTTGAGGGGACAGAGCTGCTTTATATTGACTTCTCCAAAGATGTCGCTCAATTAGGCGGAAGTAGCTTTGCTCAGGTTATCAATAAAATTGGTAATGTACCGCCAACTGTAAAGGACAGTGGATATTTTGCTAAAGCATTTACAGCAATCCAGACCTTGATCGAGAAAGAGTTGATCTTGGCTGGTCATGATATTTCTTCTGGCGGTTTGATTACCACCTTGTTGGAAATGACATTCCCGACCACTCAATGTGGCTTGAAGGTTAAGACAGGTCAATTGGCTGAAAAAGACATGGTGAAAGCCCTGTTTGCTGAGAATCCAGGAGTGGTCATTCAGGTAAAGGATAGCAAAGCAGTAAGCGAGCTATTGGATGCAGCTGGAGTTAACTATGTTGCTTTGGCTGAATTGAGCTTAGATGGAAAATTAAGTTTAGAAGGCCTTGATTTGGAGTTGGACGTGATTGAACACAGAGATACCTGGTTCAAGTCTTCTTATCTATTGGATAAAAAGCAAAGTGGTGAGAAGTTGGCTACTGACCGTTTCCAAAACTATAAAGCTCAGCCTTTGACTTTCAACTTTGCAGATAAGTGGGAAGGCTCATTTGATGCTTTTGGATTGAATCCTTACAGAAAAGAAGCTTCAGGGCACAAAGCAGCCATTATCCGAGAAAAAGGAGTAAACGGAGACCGTGAAATGGCCTATTCGCTTTGGTTGGCTGGCTTTGATGTGAAGGATGTACATATGACGGACTTGATCTCAGGAAGAGAAAATCTGGAAGATGTGAACATGATTGTTTTTGTGGGCGGATTCTCCAATTCTGATGTCTTGGGTTCAGCCAAAGGTTGGGCCGGAGCATTCTTATACAATGAAAAGGCCAAGACCGCTTTGGATAATTTCTATGCCCGTCCTGACACCTTGAGCTTAGGGGTGTGTAATGGATGCCAGTTGATGATAGAGCTTGGCTTGATCAACCGTCAGCATGATGTCAAGCCAAAGATGCTTCACAATGAAAGTCATAAATTTGAATCAGCTTTTGTTAATGTGAATATTCCCGAAAACAATACGGTGATGTTTGGCTCTTTGTCAGGCCAGCGCCTAGGGGTTTGGGTAGCGCATGGAGAGGGTAAATTCTCCTTGCCTAAAGAGAAGGAAGCTTATAACATAGGAATGATTTACAGCTACGAAGCTTATCCAGGTAACCCTAATGGTTCAGATCATGCCGTGGCAGGTTTGGCATCCCAAGATGGTCGTCATTTGGCGATTATGCCGCATATTGAAAGGTCTTTGTTCCCTTGGAACTGGCCAAGCTACCCAGCTGAAAGAAAGGCTGAGGAAATCAGTCCATGGGTAGAGGCATTTGTCAATGCCAAAAACTGGGTGGCCTCTCACGAGGGGTAA